From Cannabis sativa cultivar Pink pepper isolate KNU-18-1 chromosome 8, ASM2916894v1, whole genome shotgun sequence, a single genomic window includes:
- the LOC115699494 gene encoding uncharacterized protein LOC115699494, translating into MDNENLIALHASGESAHENENGPSEIDSQQTSSKDEEDKLNNAEAGHKNDVHCENGDELLEVTPEKNLIGSDSDMEIEDLNSVPAPAVVHKKDGSQCEDSRCIAESNLEKDVVDNSSFLQVNVKLTENVLVAEASNTGASAETGRLASQEESSIGIKKMGGSSISGVKRSRVMFDEQQQPSVCVNYTSLTRASKHKLEELLQQWSEWHAQHNSKTQDLIEALESGEETFFPALNVGLEKSSSVSFWMDKQTRKEQNKEFVELDCNSVPLYDRGFALGLTSDDGINNIEGGVEIIDDAARCFNCGSYNHSLKECPKPRDRVAVNNARKQLKSKRNQNSASRNQTRYYQNSPAGKYDGLRPGALDAETRQLLGLSELDPPPWLRRMREIGYPPGYLDPDDEDQPSGIIIFGDLDIVKDGQEDGEIIETPREPQKKKSVEFPGINGPIPENADERLWAASPSSSDISRNRSHRRPSYVSEQVSRGHQREERWSSREQRDDGPPGVDDSFSSTTYFPRYGSYESNYNSHSVGRFDPDRGRRSRFVDEGYLNHGSVASSYPPRLSPIDYGSSRYENWVDESRNGYDPDNLTPWDRHRHPSRR; encoded by the exons ATGGataatgaaaatttgattgcCCTCCATGCTTCCGGTGAATCTGCCCATGAGAATGAGAATGGTCCAAGTGAGATTGATTCTCAACAAACTAGTTCCAAGGATGAAGAAGATAAACTCAACAATGCAGAGGCGGGGCACAAGAATGATGTTCATTGTGAAAATGGTGATGAGCTTCTAGAAGTAACTCCTGAAAAGAATCTGATTGGCAGTGATTCAGATATGGAGATTGAGGATTTAAACAGTGTCCCCGCACCAGCGGTGGTTCACAAGAAGGATGGTTCTCAATGTGAAGATAGTCGGTGCATAGCAGAATCAAACCTTGAAAAGGATGTCGTTGATAACTCATCTTTCTTACAGGTGAATGTCAAATTGACTGAAAATGTTTTAGTTGCCGAGGCATCAAATACTGGGGCAAGTGCCGAGACTGGTCGTCTTGCCTCCCAAGAAGAAAGTTCCATTGGGATAAAAAAGATGGGCGGCAGTT CTATTTCGGGTGTCAAGAGATCTCGAGTAATGTTTGATGAACAGCAGCAACCTTCAGTGTGTGTAAACTATACCTCCTTAACAAG AGCTAGTAAACATAAGCTTGAAGAGCTATTACAACAATGGTCAGAATGGCATGCTCAACATAATTCCAAAACTCAA GATCTAATTGAAGCATTAGAATCTGGAGAAGAGACATTCTTTCCTGCTTTAAATGTTGGCTTGGAAAAATCATCATCTGTG TCTTTCTGGATGGACAAGCAAACAAGGAAAGAGCAGAACAAGGAATTCGTTGAATTGGATTGTAACTCTGTGCCTCTATATGATCGTGGTTTTGCATTGGGTTTGACATCAGATGATGGTATAAATAACATCGAGGG AGGTGTGGAGATTATTGATGACGCTGCCCGTTGTTTCAATTGTGGTTCCTATAATCATTCTTTGAAGGAATGTCCAAAACCTCGTGATAGAGTTGCTGTCAACAATGCTCGCAAACAGCTCAAGTCCAAGCGTAACCAAAATAGTGCTTCACGCAACCAAACTCGATATTATCAGAATTCTCCAGCTGGAAAGTATGATGGTTTAAGGCCAGGAGCTCTTGATGCTGAAACACGGCAGCTTTTGGGTCTCTCG GAGCTTGATCCACCCCCTTGGCTAAGAAGAATGCGCGAAATTGGATACCCTCCAGGATACCTTG ATCCTGATGACGAGGATCAACCATCAGGTATTATAATATTTGGTGATCTTGATATTGTGAAGGACGGCCAGGAGGATGGAGAAATTATCGAAACACCCCGTGAACCACAGAAGAAAAAGAGTGTAGAGTTCCCAGGGATAAACGGACCTATTCCAGAAAATGCTGATGAGAGACTCTGGGCAGCTTCACCGTCATCTTCAGATATTTCTAGAAACCGATCACACCGCAGGCCTAGTTATGTATCAGAACAAGTCAGCAGAGGACATCAGCGTGAGGAAAGGTGGTCCTCCAGGGAACAAAGAGATGATGGGCCACCCGGTGTTGACGATAGTTTTAGCTCAACAACATATTTTCCCAGATATGGTAGCTATGAATCCAACTACAACTCTCATTCAGTAGGAAGGTTTGATCCAGACAGAGGTAGACGAAGCCGTTTTGTTGATGAAGGATATTTAAACCACGGCTCAGTTGCTTCATCCTATCCACCACGTTTGTCACCAATAGATTATGGTTCCAGTCGATATGAAAATTGGGTTGACGAAAGCAGGAATGGATACGATCCGGATAATTTGACACCATGGGACAGGCATCGCCATCCCAGTAGAAGGTAA